Proteins encoded within one genomic window of Sphaerotilus montanus:
- a CDS encoding class III extradiol dioxygenase family protein, which produces MAQLLGGVLTSHVPAIGRAIHQGLQDDPYWKPFFAGFPPVRQWLAQARPDVVVVFYNDHGLNFFLDKMPTFSVGAAPAYRNADEGWGIPQVPAFTGEQDLSWHLIERLIDDEFDITTCQEMLVDHAFTLPMALLWPDQAWPVKVVPVCINTVQFPLPTAARCWKLGQAVGRAIRAWDSAARVVVLGTGGLSHQLDGERAGFINKDFDLRFMDSLVSDQPDWATQFSIPQLVEQAGTQGIELLMWLATRAALGERVEEVHRNYHIPISNTAAGLMVLQSV; this is translated from the coding sequence ATGGCACAACTTCTCGGCGGCGTGCTCACGTCGCATGTTCCGGCCATCGGCCGCGCGATCCACCAGGGCCTGCAGGACGACCCGTACTGGAAACCGTTCTTCGCTGGTTTTCCGCCCGTGCGCCAGTGGCTGGCACAGGCGCGGCCCGACGTGGTCGTCGTGTTCTACAACGACCACGGGCTGAACTTCTTCCTCGACAAGATGCCGACGTTCTCGGTCGGCGCTGCGCCCGCGTACCGCAACGCCGACGAAGGCTGGGGCATCCCGCAGGTGCCCGCCTTCACGGGCGAGCAGGACCTGTCCTGGCACCTCATCGAGCGCCTGATCGACGACGAGTTCGACATCACCACCTGCCAGGAGATGCTGGTGGACCACGCCTTCACGCTGCCGATGGCGCTGCTGTGGCCGGACCAGGCCTGGCCGGTGAAGGTGGTGCCGGTGTGCATCAACACGGTGCAGTTTCCGCTGCCAACGGCCGCGCGCTGCTGGAAGCTCGGGCAGGCGGTGGGCCGCGCCATCCGTGCCTGGGACAGCGCCGCCCGCGTGGTGGTGCTCGGCACCGGCGGCCTGTCGCACCAGCTCGACGGCGAACGGGCCGGCTTCATCAACAAGGACTTCGATCTGCGCTTCATGGACAGCCTGGTGAGCGACCAGCCGGACTGGGCGACGCAGTTCAGCATCCCGCAGCTGGTCGAGCAGGCCGGCACGCAGGGCATCGAGCTGCTGATGTGGCTGGCCACGCGGGCGGCGCTGGGCGAGCGGGTCGAGGAGGTGCACCGCAATTACCACATCCCGATCTCGAACACCGCCGCCGGGCTGATGGTGCTGCAGTCAGTCTGA
- a CDS encoding protocatechuate 4,5-dioxygenase subunit alpha: protein MTTPEIPGIPGTTLFDGRLARKGYALNRMCYSFNDAANRAAFQQDEAGYCDRFGLDDEQRAAIRARNVLQLIAAGGNVYYLAKFAGIFGLDVQDLGAQQTGMSKDAFKARLAAYAH from the coding sequence ATGACGACCCCCGAGATCCCCGGCATCCCCGGCACCACGCTGTTCGATGGCCGCCTGGCCCGCAAGGGTTATGCGCTCAACCGCATGTGCTACTCGTTCAACGACGCGGCCAACCGCGCGGCGTTCCAGCAGGACGAGGCGGGCTACTGCGACCGCTTCGGCCTCGACGACGAACAGCGCGCCGCCATCCGCGCCCGCAACGTGCTGCAGCTCATCGCGGCGGGCGGCAATGTCTACTACCTGGCCAAGTTCGCCGGCATCTTCGGGCTGGACGTGCAGGACCTCGGCGCCCAGCAGACGGGCATGAGCAAGGACGCGTTCAAGGCCAGGCTGGCCGCGTACGCCCACTGA
- a CDS encoding TetR/AcrR family transcriptional regulator translates to MLAAHMNDAAPDKAPAPARRPRKAKTNGTPVALEPGRTNDPEATMANILEVATTEFAEKGLAGARIDEIAALTRTSKRMIYYYFGSKEGLYIAVLEEAYRRIRHIETDLHLEDLDPEAALRKLVAFTCDYQRANPEFIRLVMNENMHRGEFLARSESIQKLNVPAIDGLRSVYERGVAEGVFRPDIDPVDLHMSISALSVFNVANRHTFALIFKHDFDDPACIAVRRDSIVEMIVRFVRVAG, encoded by the coding sequence ATGCTTGCGGCCCATATGAACGACGCTGCTCCTGACAAGGCCCCGGCTCCGGCCCGCCGCCCCCGCAAGGCCAAGACCAACGGCACCCCCGTCGCGCTGGAACCCGGTCGCACCAACGACCCGGAGGCGACGATGGCCAACATCCTCGAAGTGGCGACCACCGAGTTCGCCGAGAAGGGGCTGGCCGGTGCCCGCATCGACGAGATCGCCGCGCTGACGCGCACCAGCAAGCGGATGATCTATTACTACTTCGGCAGCAAGGAAGGGCTCTACATCGCCGTGCTGGAGGAGGCCTACCGCCGCATCCGCCACATCGAGACCGACCTGCACCTCGAAGACCTCGACCCCGAGGCGGCGCTGCGCAAGCTGGTGGCCTTCACCTGCGACTACCAGCGCGCCAATCCCGAGTTCATCCGCCTCGTGATGAACGAGAACATGCACCGCGGCGAATTCCTGGCGCGGTCCGAGTCGATCCAGAAGCTCAATGTGCCGGCCATCGACGGGCTGCGCTCGGTCTACGAGCGGGGAGTGGCCGAGGGCGTGTTCCGGCCGGACATCGACCCGGTGGACCTGCACATGTCGATCTCGGCGCTGTCGGTCTTCAACGTGGCCAACCGCCACACCTTCGCGCTCATCTTCAAGCACGATTTCGACGACCCCGCCTGCATCGCCGTGCGGCGCGACAGCATCGTCGAGATGATCGTGCGCTTCGTCCGCGTCGCGGGCTGA
- a CDS encoding TRAP transporter large permease subunit, whose translation MTVFIFLGSLLGAMALGIPIAYSLLVCGVALMWHMDLFDAQILAQNVINGADSFPLLAVPFFMLAGEVMNVGGLSRRIVKLAMTLVGHVRGGLGYVAILAAVLMAALSGSAVADTAALAALLLPMMAAAGHDKARAGGLLASAGIIAPIIPPSIGFVIFGVAANVSIGKLFLAGIVPGLLMGVSIALTWWYVARKENVTPPPKATRAEKMKALRESTWALVLPVIVLVGLKFGVFTPTEAAVVAAVYALFVSTVVYREMGVKEVYEVFVAAARTTAVIMFLVAAAMVSAWLITVADIPSQMIGLLQPFMDSPTLLLVMIMLLVMAVGTAMDMTPTILIMTPVLMPVVKAAGIDPVYFGVLFIMNNAIGLVTPPVGTVLNVVAGVGKMKMDAVTRGVIPFMLAEFAVMFLLVLFPSIVTGPARWLAN comes from the coding sequence ATGACCGTTTTCATTTTCCTGGGCTCGCTGCTGGGCGCGATGGCCCTGGGCATCCCGATCGCGTACTCGCTGCTGGTGTGCGGTGTCGCGCTGATGTGGCACATGGACCTGTTCGATGCGCAGATCCTGGCGCAGAACGTGATCAACGGGGCGGACTCGTTCCCGCTGCTGGCGGTGCCGTTCTTCATGCTGGCCGGCGAGGTCATGAACGTCGGGGGCTTGAGCCGGCGCATCGTCAAGCTGGCGATGACGCTGGTGGGGCATGTGCGCGGCGGGCTGGGCTACGTGGCGATCCTGGCGGCGGTGCTGATGGCAGCGCTGTCGGGCTCGGCGGTGGCGGACACGGCGGCCTTGGCGGCACTGCTGCTGCCGATGATGGCGGCGGCCGGGCATGACAAGGCGCGTGCCGGCGGCCTGCTGGCCTCGGCCGGCATCATCGCGCCGATCATCCCGCCGTCGATCGGCTTCGTGATCTTCGGGGTGGCGGCGAACGTCTCGATCGGCAAGCTGTTCCTGGCGGGCATCGTGCCGGGGCTGCTGATGGGCGTGTCGATCGCGCTCACATGGTGGTACGTGGCGCGCAAGGAGAACGTGACGCCGCCGCCCAAGGCGACGCGTGCCGAGAAGATGAAGGCGCTGCGCGAGTCGACCTGGGCGCTGGTGCTGCCGGTGATCGTGCTGGTGGGGCTGAAGTTCGGCGTGTTCACGCCGACGGAGGCGGCGGTGGTCGCGGCGGTGTACGCGCTGTTCGTGTCGACCGTGGTCTACCGCGAGATGGGCGTCAAGGAGGTCTACGAGGTGTTCGTGGCGGCGGCCAGGACGACGGCGGTGATCATGTTCCTGGTGGCCGCGGCGATGGTGAGCGCGTGGCTGATCACGGTGGCGGACATCCCGAGCCAGATGATCGGCCTGCTGCAGCCCTTCATGGACAGCCCGACGCTGCTGCTGGTGATGATCATGCTGCTGGTGATGGCGGTGGGCACGGCCATGGACATGACGCCGACCATCCTGATCATGACGCCGGTGCTGATGCCGGTGGTGAAGGCGGCGGGGATCGACCCGGTGTACTTCGGGGTGCTGTTCATCATGAACAACGCCATCGGGCTGGTGACGCCGCCGGTGGGCACGGTGCTGAACGTGGTGGCGGGCGTGGGCAAGATGAAGATGGATGCGGTCACCCGCGGCGTCATCCCGTTCATGCTGGCCGAGTTCGCCGTGATGTTCCTGCTCGTGCTGTTCCCCTCCATCGTCACCGGGCCGGCACGCTGGCTGGCCAACTGA
- a CDS encoding TRAP transporter small permease → MSGPVQWFSRTIEALIALLLAVMVVLVFGNVVMRYAFNSGITVSEELSRWLFVWMTFLGAIVALKDNGHLGTDMLVSRFGRTGKRVCLALAQAAMLYVTYLLYAGSLAQVRINWDVEAPVSTLSMAWFYSAGLVFAVCSALILVWQLWRTLSGAVGDDDLVLVQESEDLAQVQELHMDQTPPLGQGPHSMPFRK, encoded by the coding sequence ATGTCCGGACCCGTGCAGTGGTTCAGTCGCACCATCGAAGCCCTGATCGCCCTGCTGCTGGCGGTCATGGTGGTGCTGGTGTTCGGCAATGTGGTGATGCGCTATGCCTTCAACTCGGGCATCACGGTCAGCGAGGAGCTGTCGCGCTGGCTGTTCGTGTGGATGACCTTCCTGGGTGCGATCGTCGCGCTGAAGGACAACGGCCACCTGGGCACCGACATGCTGGTGTCGCGCTTCGGGCGCACAGGCAAGCGGGTGTGCCTGGCGCTGGCGCAGGCGGCGATGCTGTACGTGACGTACCTGCTGTACGCGGGCAGCCTGGCGCAGGTGCGCATCAACTGGGACGTGGAGGCGCCGGTCAGCACGCTGTCGATGGCGTGGTTCTACAGCGCGGGTCTGGTGTTCGCGGTCTGCTCGGCGCTGATCCTGGTGTGGCAGCTCTGGCGCACGCTGAGCGGGGCGGTCGGCGACGACGATCTGGTGCTGGTGCAGGAGTCGGAAGACCTGGCGCAGGTGCAGGAGCTGCACATGGACCAGACGCCGCCGCTGGGCCAGGGGCCGCACTCGATGCCGTTCCGCAAGTAG
- a CDS encoding shikimate dehydrogenase family protein, whose product MIRGTTSLIAHIGFPTFAFKAPMIYNPYFEQAGIDAVVVPMGCQTADYPGFLRAVFTLTNIRGALITMPHKVTTTGLVDAVSPTARIAGACNAVRLGADGRLEGDMFDGEGFVRGVLRKGFALQGRRALVVGSGGVGCAIAASLAAAGIGAISLFDRHAESAEALGARLRTHYPALEVYTGSNDPAGHDLVVNATPMGMDEGDPLPLDIARLSPDTFVGEVVMKTEMTAFLRAAAARGCRVQVGSDMLFEQIPAYLEYFGLPTTTADVLRSVARLHY is encoded by the coding sequence ATGATCCGCGGCACCACCTCGCTCATCGCCCACATCGGCTTCCCGACCTTCGCCTTCAAGGCGCCGATGATCTACAACCCGTACTTCGAGCAGGCGGGCATCGACGCCGTCGTGGTGCCGATGGGCTGCCAGACCGCGGATTACCCGGGCTTCCTGCGTGCGGTGTTCACCCTGACGAACATCCGTGGTGCGCTGATCACCATGCCGCACAAGGTGACGACCACCGGGCTGGTGGATGCCGTCTCGCCCACCGCGCGCATTGCCGGCGCCTGCAACGCCGTGCGGCTGGGCGCGGACGGCCGCCTCGAAGGCGACATGTTCGACGGTGAAGGCTTCGTGCGCGGCGTGCTGCGCAAGGGCTTCGCGCTGCAGGGGCGGCGTGCGCTGGTGGTCGGCAGCGGCGGCGTGGGCTGCGCGATCGCGGCGTCGCTGGCGGCGGCCGGCATCGGCGCGATCTCGCTGTTCGATCGCCACGCCGAGTCCGCCGAGGCACTCGGTGCACGGCTGCGCACCCATTACCCGGCGCTGGAGGTGTACACCGGCTCGAACGACCCGGCCGGCCACGATCTGGTCGTCAACGCCACGCCGATGGGCATGGACGAGGGCGATCCGCTGCCGCTCGACATCGCGCGCCTGTCGCCCGACACCTTCGTCGGCGAGGTGGTGATGAAGACCGAGATGACGGCCTTCCTGCGCGCGGCCGCCGCGCGTGGCTGCCGGGTGCAGGTGGGCTCGGACATGCTGTTCGAGCAGATCCCGGCCTACCTCGAATACTTCGGCCTGCCGACCACGACCGCGGACGTGCTGCGTTCGGTGGCGCGGCTGCATTATTGA
- a CDS encoding TRAP transporter substrate-binding protein has translation MKRLMIKTLVAAAALAIAGVAAAQEKTFKFGLQNPKGHPLEMGAVKFAELVAAKTGGRIKVNVFAGGVLGGDAANVSALQGGTIEVLMLNSGILASQIKDFEVYDFPFMFAGAREADAIVDGPFGQKLHARLADKGIVGLAYTELGFRNITNSRKPINTVDDIAGLKLRVIPNAINVDWVKALGANPTPMAFPEVYAGLEQKAIDGQENPLSVILANKFYEVQKHLAVTNHQYNPQSLIFSKKVWDTLGDADRKALQDAANEASKYQRQVNRSKSADDLDELKKAGMQVTELSPAEQARLRDKLKPVIEKHGTAIAGTVAELQAELAKLRK, from the coding sequence ATGAAACGTCTGATGATCAAGACCCTGGTTGCTGCTGCAGCCCTCGCCATCGCCGGTGTTGCTGCCGCGCAGGAAAAGACCTTCAAGTTCGGTCTGCAGAACCCCAAGGGCCACCCGCTGGAAATGGGCGCCGTGAAGTTTGCCGAACTGGTCGCGGCCAAGACGGGCGGCCGCATCAAGGTCAATGTCTTCGCGGGGGGCGTGCTGGGTGGTGACGCGGCCAATGTGTCGGCGCTGCAGGGCGGCACCATCGAGGTGCTGATGCTGAACTCCGGCATCCTGGCGTCCCAGATCAAGGACTTCGAGGTCTATGACTTCCCCTTCATGTTCGCCGGCGCCAGGGAAGCCGATGCCATCGTCGACGGTCCTTTCGGCCAGAAGCTGCACGCCCGGCTGGCCGACAAGGGCATCGTCGGCCTGGCCTACACCGAGCTGGGCTTTCGCAACATCACCAACAGCCGCAAGCCGATCAACACCGTCGACGACATCGCCGGGCTGAAGCTGCGCGTGATCCCGAACGCCATCAACGTCGACTGGGTCAAGGCCCTGGGCGCCAACCCGACCCCGATGGCCTTCCCCGAGGTCTACGCCGGTCTGGAGCAGAAGGCCATCGACGGTCAGGAAAACCCGCTGTCGGTGATCCTCGCCAACAAGTTCTACGAAGTGCAGAAGCACCTGGCGGTCACCAACCACCAGTACAACCCGCAGTCGCTCATCTTCTCGAAGAAGGTGTGGGACACGCTGGGCGACGCCGACCGGAAGGCGCTGCAGGACGCCGCCAACGAGGCCAGCAAGTACCAGCGCCAGGTGAACCGATCCAAGTCGGCCGACGATCTGGACGAGCTGAAGAAGGCCGGCATGCAGGTGACCGAGCTGTCGCCGGCCGAGCAGGCCAGGCTGCGCGACAAGCTGAAGCCGGTGATCGAGAAGCACGGCACCGCCATCGCCGGCACCGTGGCCGAGCTGCAGGCCGAGCTGGCGAAGCTGCGCAAGTAA
- a CDS encoding VOC family protein has translation MTLASVVADREAIGVLPNPLGLLGIEFIEYATSRPQALGQVLERLGFVPVARHRSREVQLYRQGDMHIIVNAHQGGLSGQAAPSETPVISAVAFRVRDAASAYRRVLELGAWAVPTQVEVMELNIPAIHGVGASRIYFVDRHREFSIYDVDFVPIPGVEQRPPARHGLHLFGVVQYIGLDRADDWTAFYGALFGFAELPREQSFGVLTSGRILASPCGQFHWQLIEPDPDAATFEHDELLQRVAFGCDDVLATAAVLRERGVEFVESVHGVRTDERGALTRPLLGGLVFELVRDKR, from the coding sequence ATGACCCTGGCCTCTGTTGTCGCCGACCGCGAAGCCATCGGCGTGCTGCCCAATCCGCTGGGATTGCTCGGCATCGAGTTCATCGAATACGCCACCAGCCGTCCGCAGGCGCTGGGGCAGGTGCTGGAGCGGCTGGGCTTCGTGCCCGTGGCGCGCCACCGCTCGCGCGAGGTGCAGCTCTACCGCCAGGGCGACATGCACATCATCGTCAACGCCCACCAGGGCGGCCTGAGCGGGCAGGCGGCGCCGAGCGAGACGCCGGTGATCTCCGCCGTGGCCTTCCGCGTGCGCGATGCCGCATCGGCCTACCGGCGCGTGCTCGAACTCGGCGCCTGGGCGGTGCCGACGCAGGTCGAGGTGATGGAGCTGAACATCCCGGCCATCCACGGCGTCGGCGCCAGCCGCATCTACTTCGTGGACCGGCACCGCGAGTTCTCGATCTACGACGTCGACTTCGTGCCGATCCCCGGCGTCGAGCAGCGCCCGCCCGCCCGGCATGGCCTGCACCTGTTCGGCGTGGTGCAGTACATCGGCCTGGACCGGGCCGACGACTGGACGGCCTTCTACGGCGCGCTGTTCGGCTTCGCGGAGCTGCCGCGCGAGCAGAGCTTCGGCGTGCTCACCAGCGGGCGCATCCTGGCCAGCCCGTGCGGCCAGTTCCACTGGCAGCTCATCGAGCCCGATCCGGACGCCGCCACCTTCGAGCACGACGAGCTGCTGCAGCGCGTCGCCTTTGGCTGTGACGATGTGCTGGCCACGGCCGCGGTGCTGCGCGAGCGGGGGGTGGAGTTCGTCGAATCGGTGCACGGCGTGCGCACCGACGAGCGCGGCGCGCTGACCCGGCCGCTGCTGGGCGGGCTGGTGTTCGAGCTGGTCCGTGACAAGCGCTGA